A region of Anticarsia gemmatalis isolate Benzon Research Colony breed Stoneville strain chromosome 10, ilAntGemm2 primary, whole genome shotgun sequence DNA encodes the following proteins:
- the LOC142975959 gene encoding circadian clock-controlled protein daywake-like, whose translation MYALRQKMPDFFHPEDDSSLHGRNTRTWYQVLDTLNMDDMAFDLHGLQFTMKDGTLKGLKNTIIDGAEWDAGKKHFTINFHTDVSVKGAYTAGGRVLILPITGDGQLKIKLKNLQIKMQIDFDTVKKGDNEHVKPKKYSFEFEVKDDAHFHLTNLFNGNKQLSEAMLTFLNDNWKQISSEFGQPLVNNVAKKLYKNIGVFFDKMPLNEIANV comes from the exons ATGTACGCTCTCAGACAAAAAATGCCTGACTTCTTCCATCCAGAAGATGATTCCAGTCTTCATGGCAGGAATACCAGAACATGGTATCAAGTGTTAGATACTTTGAACATGGACGACATGGCGTTTGACCTGCATGGACTACAGTTTACCATGAAAGACGGCACGCTGAAAGGACTTAAAAACACTATTATTGATGGAGCTGA ATGGGACGCTGGAAAGAAgcattttactataaatttcCATACTGACGTTTCCGTGAAGGGAGCATACACAGCCGGTGGACGTGTACTCATTCTGCCGATCACTGGTGATGGCCAGCTCAAAATCAAACTGA AAAACCTCCAGATCAAAATGCAGATTGACTTCGACACTGTGAAGAAGGGTGACAACGAGCACGTGAAACCTAAAAAGTACAGCTTCGAGTTCGAAGTCAAGGACGACGCTCACTTCCACCTAACCAACTTGTTCAACGGAAACAAACAACTTA GTGAGGCTATGTTGACCTTCTTGAATGACAACTGGAAGCAGATTTCATCAGAATTCGGCCAACCTTTGGTAAACAACGTTGCTAAGAAACTCTACAAGAATATCGGCGTGTTCTTCGACAAAATGCCTTTGAACGAAATcgcaaatgtttaa